The proteins below are encoded in one region of Paraburkholderia aromaticivorans:
- a CDS encoding MarR family winged helix-turn-helix transcriptional regulator, which yields MFDQCLYFNTSALARRLEREWAEAFEPFDLSPPQGFMLRAIIDSPGLLQRELADHLSIARPTATRALDFLEAKDYVVRSRAEGDGREIVIFPTSKAVEIRRELNDASGKVTARLKTLLGHTEFKDAVSKIRRVRSALE from the coding sequence ATGTTCGATCAATGCCTCTACTTCAATACGTCAGCACTTGCGCGTCGGCTCGAGCGCGAGTGGGCGGAAGCCTTTGAGCCGTTCGATCTTTCGCCACCTCAAGGTTTCATGCTGAGGGCGATTATCGATAGTCCGGGGCTGCTGCAGCGCGAATTGGCCGATCATTTGTCCATCGCGCGGCCCACCGCAACGCGTGCGCTGGACTTCCTCGAAGCCAAAGACTACGTTGTGCGCAGTCGCGCGGAAGGCGACGGCCGGGAGATCGTAATCTTCCCAACGAGCAAGGCGGTAGAGATCAGGCGCGAATTGAATGATGCGAGCGGCAAGGTCACAGCAAGATTGAAAACGCTGTTGGGCCATACGGAATTCAAGGATGCCGTGTCGAAGATCCGGCGCGTTCGTTCGGCGCTCGAATGA
- a CDS encoding MFS transporter, which yields MAFSYPSRDLRSMNSSAENPASVVATQEPDTPQQLTPLLTLFFATAVGVVVMNLFAAQPLTGAIGRSLRLAPELAGLVAMLPQLGYAAGLVLLVPLCDLLENRRLIVRTLACCAAFLAIAMVTESRGVFLVAVFLAGATSSVIQMLVPMAASMASESHRGRAVGNVMSGLMFGILLSRPAASVIAGAVGWRAFYGLAALIDALLAVVLYLKLPARRPVAATRYPALLRSLWTLLRTEPVLQRNAASAALVMGAFSAFWTAIGLRLAQPPFSFDMNGIALFALAGAAGAIVTPLAGRAGDRGSGRTALIAGHLTMLVALVVIGVAGASWGGFSTHAHPALAVALLVAGAAALDAGVVTDQTLGRRAINLMNPAARGRLNGLFVDVFFVGGALGAMFSGVAWSLAGWTGVCVVGFVFTGAAFALRLVGVVRGTGV from the coding sequence ATGGCTTTTTCATATCCGTCCCGAGACCTCCGCTCGATGAACTCATCCGCCGAAAATCCCGCCAGCGTTGTCGCGACGCAGGAGCCCGACACGCCACAGCAACTCACTCCGTTGCTCACTCTGTTCTTTGCAACCGCGGTGGGCGTGGTCGTGATGAATCTGTTCGCCGCGCAGCCGTTGACCGGCGCGATCGGCCGCAGTCTGCGCCTTGCCCCGGAATTAGCGGGCCTCGTCGCCATGCTTCCGCAACTCGGCTACGCGGCGGGGCTGGTGCTGCTGGTGCCGTTGTGCGATTTGCTGGAAAACCGCCGTCTGATCGTTCGGACACTCGCGTGCTGCGCTGCTTTTCTCGCCATCGCGATGGTCACCGAATCGCGAGGCGTGTTTCTGGTCGCCGTATTCCTCGCCGGTGCAACTTCCAGCGTGATTCAGATGCTGGTGCCGATGGCGGCTTCGATGGCGTCGGAAAGCCACCGCGGGAGGGCGGTCGGCAACGTGATGAGCGGTCTGATGTTCGGCATTCTGTTGTCGCGGCCGGCTGCGAGCGTGATCGCCGGCGCGGTCGGCTGGCGTGCCTTCTACGGCCTTGCGGCGTTGATCGACGCGCTGCTCGCCGTGGTGCTCTACCTGAAGTTGCCCGCGCGCCGGCCGGTTGCCGCCACGCGTTATCCGGCGCTGCTGCGCTCATTGTGGACCTTGCTGCGAACCGAGCCGGTATTGCAGCGAAACGCGGCATCGGCTGCATTGGTGATGGGTGCGTTCAGCGCGTTCTGGACCGCGATCGGCTTGCGGCTTGCGCAACCGCCGTTCAGCTTCGATATGAATGGCATTGCGCTGTTCGCCCTCGCGGGCGCGGCGGGCGCGATCGTGACGCCGCTTGCGGGTCGTGCGGGCGACCGCGGGTCAGGTCGCACAGCGCTGATCGCGGGCCATCTGACCATGCTCGTCGCACTCGTGGTAATCGGCGTAGCAGGCGCTAGCTGGGGCGGTTTCTCGACGCACGCTCATCCGGCGCTCGCGGTTGCGCTGCTGGTCGCGGGCGCGGCCGCACTCGACGCCGGCGTGGTCACCGACCAGACGTTAGGCCGGCGCGCGATCAACCTGATGAATCCCGCCGCGCGCGGGCGGCTCAATGGGCTGTTTGTCGACGTGTTTTTTGTCGGCGGCGCGTTGGGTGCGATGTTTTCGGGTGTGGCCTGGTCGTTGGCGGGCTGGACCGGCGTCTGTGTCGTGGGTTTTGTGTTTACCGGCGCCGCGTTTGCTCTGAGGCTGGTTGGCGTGGTCCGCGGGACTGGCGTTTGA
- a CDS encoding LysR family transcriptional regulator, whose product MNTRDLEAFVAVVESGSMVRAAEKLHLTQPGLTRRVQNLESTLDAELLDRQSKPLKPTAAGNEVYALARTVLRAVDDLLSVASPESEPAGELRIGMPPFLADVALEKPVDLLRSVFPRLTLRVTAGWSPGLVQSVERTSLDASIVLMPSSFSPPPTLHATPLACLPTVIVAARSLGLPDEPMTLAALSQREWILNQDGCGMRSALRQALEAAGLPFNVAVEAFGSDLQLSLVARGIGIGIVTPDLLERSVHRPALRIVETTDFRAGIDVWFIHGSLPGRLMRPVDLLRRSLTEVLAESGMAMYGGSGDPALIRART is encoded by the coding sequence TTGAATACGCGCGATCTGGAGGCGTTCGTTGCTGTCGTCGAAAGCGGGTCGATGGTGCGCGCCGCCGAAAAACTCCATCTCACGCAGCCTGGCCTGACACGACGGGTGCAAAACCTCGAAAGCACGCTGGACGCCGAGTTGCTCGACCGTCAGAGCAAGCCGCTCAAACCGACCGCGGCAGGCAACGAGGTGTATGCGCTCGCGCGCACTGTGCTGCGCGCCGTGGACGATCTGTTGTCGGTGGCGTCGCCTGAAAGCGAGCCTGCCGGCGAGTTGAGAATCGGCATGCCGCCGTTTCTTGCCGATGTCGCGCTGGAAAAACCGGTCGATCTCCTGCGCAGCGTCTTTCCGCGACTGACGCTACGCGTCACCGCCGGCTGGTCGCCAGGTCTCGTGCAGAGTGTCGAACGCACGTCGCTCGATGCGTCGATCGTGCTGATGCCGTCCAGCTTTTCACCGCCCCCGACGTTGCACGCTACGCCGCTCGCATGCCTGCCGACGGTGATCGTCGCGGCGCGCTCTCTTGGTCTACCCGATGAGCCGATGACGCTCGCTGCGCTGTCGCAGCGCGAGTGGATCCTGAATCAGGATGGCTGTGGAATGCGCTCGGCACTGAGACAGGCGCTGGAAGCCGCAGGACTCCCCTTCAATGTCGCCGTCGAAGCGTTTGGTTCCGACCTGCAGCTATCGCTGGTTGCACGCGGCATCGGCATTGGAATCGTCACGCCGGATCTGCTGGAACGCTCTGTCCATCGCCCGGCACTCAGGATCGTCGAGACCACGGACTTTCGCGCGGGCATCGATGTATGGTTCATTCATGGATCGCTTCCCGGCCGGCTCATGCGGCCCGTCGATCTGTTGCGCCGTTCACTGACCGAGGTGCTGGCCGAAAGCGGAATGGCCATGTATGGAGGGAGTGGCGACCCTGCATTGATAAGGGCGCGGACGTAG
- a CDS encoding glycosyltransferase: MKFLVVAYGTEGDTRPLAALCRALIDAGHESKLLADRNTLSFAGQLRVPATPLSGDIVQSLQAEFANLGVHAGANAFRKIALAISRIANANTADWLKEIIEHGTGCDALIVSGLAAFAGLSAAEYLNVKAIGAGLMPITPTRQFASPFFRPALVPAFLNSLSHHAVNQILWKNFKQSLNAARQDNCGLPPRKRLWTDHTMLYGVSPSLVARPDDWPRNAQICGHWHWPSRDWTPPHQLVDFIEQGDAPIYVGFGSMAGFDARKLLDAIISGVNGRRAIYNPGWSGFIPSTLPSNFYPMGDAPHEWLFPRCQIVIHHAGAGTTHAASMAGVPSIVVPFAGDQFFWADRLRRVGVTGAPINAIAPRAHAVLQAITFAQSQDVRAKARELGARMTTENGLDKAVKLIEAEVTMQN, from the coding sequence ATGAAATTTCTAGTTGTAGCGTACGGAACGGAAGGCGACACACGGCCTTTGGCGGCCCTCTGTCGGGCACTGATAGACGCGGGACATGAATCAAAGCTGCTGGCGGATCGCAACACGCTCAGCTTTGCAGGACAGTTGCGTGTTCCTGCTACCCCGTTGTCCGGTGACATCGTGCAAAGTCTTCAGGCTGAATTCGCCAATCTCGGCGTGCATGCAGGGGCTAATGCATTCAGGAAGATTGCACTGGCCATCAGCCGCATCGCCAACGCAAATACGGCTGACTGGTTAAAGGAAATCATCGAGCATGGCACAGGATGTGATGCATTGATCGTTTCCGGCCTTGCCGCGTTCGCAGGATTGTCCGCAGCGGAATACCTCAACGTGAAGGCCATAGGCGCGGGACTCATGCCTATTACGCCGACCCGGCAATTCGCCTCGCCGTTTTTTCGGCCTGCCCTAGTGCCGGCGTTTCTAAATTCACTGAGTCATCACGCGGTGAATCAGATTCTCTGGAAAAATTTCAAGCAATCGTTGAACGCAGCAAGACAGGACAATTGCGGACTGCCACCACGCAAACGTCTGTGGACGGATCACACGATGCTTTACGGCGTTTCACCCTCTCTGGTTGCGCGCCCCGATGACTGGCCACGCAACGCGCAAATATGTGGTCATTGGCACTGGCCTTCCCGCGACTGGACACCACCCCACCAACTTGTTGACTTCATCGAGCAAGGAGACGCCCCCATTTATGTGGGATTCGGCAGCATGGCAGGATTTGATGCGCGAAAATTACTTGACGCGATAATCAGCGGAGTCAACGGACGCAGAGCCATTTACAACCCTGGATGGAGCGGGTTCATCCCGAGTACTCTGCCGTCGAATTTCTATCCGATGGGCGACGCACCCCATGAATGGCTATTCCCGCGTTGCCAGATCGTGATCCATCACGCGGGAGCCGGCACCACTCACGCGGCCAGCATGGCAGGCGTACCCTCGATTGTCGTGCCATTCGCGGGCGACCAGTTCTTTTGGGCTGACCGCCTGCGTCGGGTAGGCGTGACGGGTGCCCCGATCAATGCGATCGCCCCCAGGGCGCACGCCGTTTTGCAGGCGATCACGTTTGCGCAGAGTCAGGATGTCCGAGCCAAAGCGCGCGAACTGGGGGCGAGAATGACGACTGAAAATGGCCTCGACAAAGCTGTCAAACTGATCGAAGCCGAAGTGACGATGCAAAACTAG
- a CDS encoding carboxymuconolactone decarboxylase family protein translates to MTRQLLLRDKSYARGFALFEQLHGKHSGKQLAESREGVCPDFLTMTMQWAFAGVLDRPGLDLATRELVCVVSCVTLGYALPQLRAHIEAALVAGASREKIVEAILQTLFYAGGAAVNNALGIAAEVFDVKDEDA, encoded by the coding sequence ATGACACGACAACTTCTTCTCAGGGACAAATCCTACGCCCGAGGCTTTGCATTATTCGAACAACTGCATGGCAAGCACAGTGGCAAGCAACTGGCTGAATCGCGTGAGGGAGTTTGCCCCGATTTCCTGACGATGACCATGCAATGGGCGTTCGCCGGTGTGCTTGACCGGCCGGGACTCGACCTCGCGACGCGCGAGTTGGTCTGCGTCGTCAGTTGCGTCACGCTGGGTTACGCGCTGCCGCAGTTGCGCGCGCACATCGAGGCGGCACTTGTCGCGGGCGCTTCGCGTGAAAAGATCGTCGAAGCAATTCTTCAGACGCTGTTCTACGCTGGCGGAGCCGCCGTCAATAACGCGTTGGGAATTGCTGCCGAAGTTTTCGATGTGAAAGACGAAGACGCATGA